From the genome of Callithrix jacchus isolate 240 chromosome 7, calJac240_pri, whole genome shotgun sequence, one region includes:
- the GJA4 gene encoding gap junction alpha-4 protein, whose product MGDWGFLEKLLDQVQEHSTVVGKIWLTVLFIFRILILGLAGESVWGDEQSDFECNTAQPGCTNVCYDQAFPISHIRYWVLQFLFVSTPTLVYLGHVIYLSRREERLRQKEGELRALPAKDPQVERALAAVERQMAKISVAEDGRLRIRGALMGTYVASVLCKSVLEAGFLYGQWRLYGWTMEPVFVCQRAPCPYLVDCFVSRPTEKTIFIIFMLVVGLISLVLNLLELVHLLCRCLSREMKAQQGQDAPPTQGTSSDPYTDQVFFYLPMGQGPSSPPCPTYNGLSSSEQNWANLTTEERLASSRPPLFLDPPPQNGRKSPSRPSSSASKKQYV is encoded by the coding sequence ATGGGTGACTGGGGCTTCCTCGAGAAGCTGCTGGACCAGGTCCAGGAGCACTCCACCGTGGTGGGCAAGATCTGGCTGACAGTGCTCTTCATCTTCCGCATCCTTATCCTGGGACTTGCCGGCGAGTCAGTGTGGGGTGACGAGCAGTCAGATTTCGAGTGTAACACGGCCCAGCCGGGCTGCACCAACGTCTGCTATGACCAGGCCTTCCCCATCTCCCACATCCGCTACTGGGTACTGCAGTTCCTCTTCGTCAGCACGCCCACCCTGGTCTACCTGGGCCATGTCATTTACCTCTCTCGGCGAGAAGAGCGGCTGCGGCAGAAGGAGGGAGAGCTGCGAGCACTGCCGGCCAAGGACCCACAGGTGGAGCGGGCACTGGCGGCTGTAGAGCGTCAGATGGCCAAGATCTCGGTGGCAGAAGATGGTCGCCTGCGCATCCGTGGAGCACTGATGGGCACCTATGTGGCCAGCGTGCTCTGCAAGAGCGTGCTAGAAGCAGGCTTCCTCTATGGCCAGTGGCGCCTGTATGGCTGGACCATGGAGCCTGTGTTTGTGTGCCAGCGAGCGCCCTGCCCCTACCTCGTGGACTGCTTTGTCTCTCGCCCCACGGAGAAGACTATCTTCATCATCTTCATGCTGGTGGTTGGACTCATCTCCCTGGTGCTTAACCTGCTGGAGTTGGTGCACCTGCTGTGTCGCTGCCTCAGCCGGGAGATGAAGGCACAGCAGGGCCAAGATGCACCCCCAACCCAGGGCACCTCCTCAGACCCTTACACGGACCAGGTCTTCTTCTACCTCCCCATGGGCCAGGGGCCCTCAtccccaccatgccccacctacAATGGGCTCTCATCCAGCGAGCAGAACTGGGCCAACCTGACCACAGAGGAGAGGCTGGCTTCTTCTAGGCCCCCTCTCTTCCTGGACCCACCCCCTCAGAATGGCCGAAAATCCCCCAGTCGCCCCAGCAGCTCTGCTTCTAAGAAGCAGTATGTATAG